A window of Bacteroidetes Order II. bacterium contains these coding sequences:
- a CDS encoding histidine kinase has product MQLNRTLAYWLSQLFGWLGWGWLLMGSSVLSNIPLLQSLPFSLASTLLGFTLSHSYRILLKPWRWTKFAGLRLLFLGLLSLWVLVGLLYILTYFVIPLIPFSTPIATPYWTSFQGQVVFLVGASIAFGLWLFIYWAVHFVFGYSESRVAQFQLEAGLKSAKLQALESQLNPHFLFNSLNSIAELIGENPTQARYMVLRLSSLLRTTLQTGQTETHPLEKEINLAKTYLELETMRFEERLRYGFDVDMRYQNVPVPVMLIMTLVENSIKHGINRQVQGGEVQIQVSGDANGLLITVTNTGNLENSERPGGVGLANIRERLRLIYGDQAWLSIQDIKPRRVQAMVFLPLRK; this is encoded by the coding sequence ATGCAACTCAACCGCACACTCGCTTATTGGCTTTCTCAACTATTTGGTTGGCTAGGCTGGGGGTGGCTACTCATGGGTTCCTCTGTCCTGTCTAATATCCCGCTGTTGCAATCGCTTCCTTTTTCCTTGGCCAGTACCCTGCTCGGTTTTACATTATCACACAGCTATCGAATCCTACTTAAACCTTGGCGATGGACAAAGTTTGCGGGCCTTCGGCTGTTGTTCTTAGGACTCTTAAGCCTTTGGGTGTTGGTAGGTTTGTTATATATTTTAACTTACTTCGTTATACCACTCATTCCTTTTTCCACCCCTATTGCCACACCTTATTGGACGTCGTTTCAGGGCCAAGTCGTTTTCCTTGTTGGGGCCAGTATTGCATTTGGACTGTGGTTGTTTATTTATTGGGCGGTTCATTTTGTTTTTGGGTATAGCGAATCCCGTGTGGCACAATTCCAATTAGAAGCAGGGCTCAAGTCCGCAAAGCTACAAGCCCTAGAATCCCAACTGAACCCACACTTTTTGTTTAACAGCCTGAACAGCATCGCAGAACTGATTGGTGAAAACCCAACCCAGGCAAGATATATGGTACTACGGCTTTCTTCCTTGTTACGTACAACATTGCAAACAGGCCAAACGGAAACACATCCCTTAGAAAAGGAAATCAACCTTGCCAAAACCTATCTAGAATTAGAGACGATGCGCTTTGAAGAGCGCCTACGGTATGGCTTTGATGTGGATATGCGCTACCAGAATGTACCCGTACCGGTCATGCTCATTATGACGTTGGTCGAAAACAGCATTAAGCATGGGATCAATCGGCAAGTCCAAGGGGGCGAGGTTCAGATTCAGGTGAGTGGCGACGCCAACGGATTATTGATCACGGTTACCAACACGGGTAATTTAGAAAACAGCGAACGCCCTGGTGGCGTAGGGCTCGCGAACATCCGCGAACGGCTCCGGCTCATTTATGGAGATCAGGCATGGCTAAGCATTCAAGACATTAAACCCCGCCGAGTACAGGCCATGGTATTTCTACCACTCCGGAAGTAA
- the fsa gene encoding fructose-6-phosphate aldolase produces the protein MKFFIDTANLDEIHEAADMGVLDGVTTNPSLMKKVGAKDLKAHIRQICELVDGDVSAEIIATTYNEMMAEAQEIAKIHPNVVVKVPLILDGIKAIKSLTTMGIKTNCTLCFSPTQALVAAKAGATYISPFVGRLDDISTEGMDLIRSIIDIYDHYGFATQVLVASVRHPMHVVAAAEMGADVATMPLSVIKQLLRHPLTDLGLQQFLQDAEALKKM, from the coding sequence ATGAAATTTTTTATTGATACCGCCAACTTGGATGAAATCCACGAAGCAGCAGACATGGGCGTTTTGGATGGTGTAACCACCAACCCATCGCTGATGAAAAAAGTGGGAGCAAAAGACCTCAAAGCCCACATCCGCCAGATTTGTGAGTTGGTGGATGGCGATGTCTCTGCCGAGATTATTGCCACGACCTACAACGAGATGATGGCAGAAGCCCAAGAAATAGCCAAAATCCACCCAAATGTCGTGGTGAAAGTACCCCTCATTTTGGACGGGATCAAAGCCATCAAGTCTCTAACAACAATGGGGATTAAAACGAATTGCACCTTGTGTTTTTCTCCTACACAAGCCTTGGTGGCCGCCAAAGCAGGCGCTACCTACATCAGCCCATTTGTCGGGCGTTTAGATGACATATCTACAGAAGGTATGGATCTCATCCGCTCTATTATTGATATTTATGATCATTACGGGTTTGCCACACAAGTGCTTGTGGCATCGGTTCGTCACCCAATGCACGTAGTTGCCGCCGCCGAAATGGGGGCCGATGTGGCTACCATGCCCCTTTCGGTGATAAAGCAACTTCTCCGGCACCCACTTACGGATCTGGGACTGCAACAATTTCTTCAAGATGCCGAGGCACTAAAAAAGATGTGA